Proteins found in one Hypericibacter terrae genomic segment:
- a CDS encoding alkaline phosphatase D family protein, with the protein MRTKRTKPASNSTADARLWPAISRRWLLRTGSASLGAALLSAPGASLLMARPALATGSRPLITHGLQSGDVGADGAIVWARTDRPARMIVDYSLTESFSESSRAIGPAALEEGDFTARLQFTGLPAGQEVFYRVSFEDLTDLTSLSEPLTGRFRTAPADKRDVTFVWGGDVVGQGWGINPDIGGMTIFKAMEGLNPDFFLHSGDSIYADGPLKAEAALPDGSIWKNTVIEEKSKVAETLAEYRGNYKYNLMDANLRAFNAAVPILAQWDDHETRNNWYPRQIIGNDDRYQVKSLALLSAYAGRAFHDYMPMRIDPQNRDRVYRVIHYGPLLDVFMLDMRNYRGDNSKNLQPVAGPDTAFLGAEQVAWLKQELKASKAVWKAIAADMPIGLVVPDGDNFEAIANRNDGPPLGRELEIADLLRFIKQSGIANTVWFTADVHYTAAHFYDPNQAKFPDFEPFWEFVSGPLNAGTFGPNELDPTFGPQLKYIKAPDAGKSNLAPSAGYQFFGHVHIDGTSNAMTVTLKDMKNQDLFRVELTPAV; encoded by the coding sequence ATGCGCACCAAACGGACCAAGCCTGCTTCGAACTCAACCGCCGACGCCCGGCTCTGGCCGGCGATCTCGCGCCGCTGGCTGCTGCGGACGGGTTCCGCCAGTCTCGGCGCCGCCCTGCTGTCGGCCCCCGGCGCCTCGCTGTTGATGGCCCGCCCTGCTCTGGCGACCGGCAGCCGCCCGCTCATCACCCACGGGCTGCAAAGCGGCGACGTGGGTGCCGACGGCGCCATCGTCTGGGCCCGAACCGACCGGCCGGCGCGGATGATCGTCGACTACTCGCTCACCGAGAGCTTCAGCGAGTCGAGCCGCGCGATCGGCCCGGCGGCGCTCGAGGAAGGCGACTTCACCGCCCGCCTGCAGTTCACCGGGTTGCCGGCGGGCCAGGAGGTTTTTTACCGCGTAAGCTTCGAGGATCTGACCGACCTCACCAGCCTCAGCGAGCCCCTCACCGGCCGGTTCCGGACCGCGCCGGCCGACAAGCGCGACGTCACCTTCGTCTGGGGCGGCGATGTGGTGGGACAGGGTTGGGGCATCAATCCCGACATCGGCGGCATGACGATCTTCAAGGCGATGGAAGGGCTGAACCCGGATTTCTTCCTTCATTCCGGCGATTCGATCTATGCCGACGGACCGCTCAAGGCCGAAGCGGCATTGCCCGACGGATCCATCTGGAAGAACACCGTGATCGAGGAGAAGTCCAAGGTCGCCGAGACGCTGGCCGAATATCGCGGCAACTACAAATACAACCTCATGGATGCAAACCTGCGCGCGTTCAACGCGGCGGTGCCGATCCTCGCGCAATGGGACGATCACGAAACCCGCAACAACTGGTATCCGCGCCAGATCATCGGCAATGACGACCGCTATCAGGTGAAGAGCCTGGCACTGCTCTCGGCTTATGCCGGCCGCGCCTTCCACGACTACATGCCGATGCGCATCGATCCGCAGAACCGCGACCGCGTGTATCGGGTGATCCATTACGGACCGCTGCTCGATGTCTTCATGCTCGATATGCGCAACTATCGCGGCGACAATTCGAAGAACCTCCAGCCCGTCGCCGGACCCGACACCGCGTTCCTCGGCGCCGAGCAGGTGGCCTGGCTGAAGCAGGAATTGAAGGCGAGCAAAGCCGTGTGGAAAGCGATCGCGGCCGACATGCCGATCGGCCTGGTGGTTCCGGACGGCGACAATTTCGAAGCCATCGCCAACAGGAACGACGGGCCGCCCCTGGGCCGCGAGCTCGAGATCGCCGACCTGCTGCGCTTCATCAAGCAGAGCGGCATCGCCAACACGGTCTGGTTCACCGCCGACGTGCATTACACCGCGGCGCATTTCTACGACCCGAACCAGGCGAAGTTCCCGGACTTCGAGCCCTTCTGGGAGTTCGTCTCGGGGCCGCTCAACGCCGGCACCTTCGGGCCGAACGAGCTCGATCCGACCTTCGGACCGCAACTCAAATACATCAAGGCGCCCGATGCCGGAAAATCCAACCTCGCGCCCAGCGCCGGTTATCAGTTCTTCGGGCATGTCCATATCGACGGCACCAGCAACGCCATGACCGTCACGCTCAAGGACATGAAGAATCAGGATCTCTTCCGAGTCGAGCTGACACCGGCCGTTTGA
- a CDS encoding acyltransferase family protein yields the protein MRLWAHGGRILSKDPPAPPDLDLPPASLLGISPAFESRAIKVVPLNVQAETRILFSVTVQPSIAGGISSNPTLQSLTVLSLSAHCDICLPCSNPISNFAFIFQDAACFPSRSGQPIPMNQSPAPFRLRGIQCLRALAALLVVIQHAVFFASQAEGRDITFFLRFQLGASGVFLFFMLSGFVMAMQVGQTPRRFALHRIVRIYPGYLLALAGRTLLFALLSPFAPGLPRTFDFDLSLLLLPTGRLVDSVAVPYWSLIYEMCFYFLLLVMISMRFRHAGYATAMLAWAVAILLAPTLGITSGFWGAADVTQILFSPFSLFFIGGFLLSSALYAGQRLAFALWLLLVVAASIGQGTVVTPFFAGIIVVGSLLIALTSVPQIAWPSPLARLGDGSYGLYLLHLPIIYGLFLSLAGAGYGFWPLFAILFDAALIGAGAFGLFECALYRDRLRPLADRLSGRLRPVAV from the coding sequence ATGCGGCTGTGGGCCCATGGCGGCAGGATTCTTTCTAAGGATCCGCCCGCTCCTCCCGATCTCGATCTTCCCCCTGCGTCGCTGCTCGGGATCTCCCCGGCTTTCGAAAGCCGTGCGATCAAGGTCGTTCCCCTGAATGTGCAGGCAGAGACCAGGATTCTGTTCAGCGTCACCGTCCAGCCATCGATCGCCGGGGGAATCAGCAGCAACCCAACGTTGCAATCATTGACGGTCCTCTCCCTTTCGGCGCACTGTGATATTTGCCTGCCCTGTTCGAATCCAATTTCGAACTTCGCCTTCATCTTCCAGGATGCCGCCTGCTTCCCGTCGCGCTCCGGTCAGCCGATTCCTATGAATCAATCCCCCGCTCCGTTTCGCTTGCGAGGAATTCAATGCCTGCGTGCCCTCGCGGCGCTGCTGGTGGTGATCCAGCACGCCGTCTTCTTCGCCAGTCAGGCCGAAGGCCGGGACATCACCTTCTTCCTCCGCTTTCAACTCGGGGCCAGTGGCGTTTTTCTGTTTTTCATGCTCTCCGGCTTTGTTATGGCCATGCAGGTCGGCCAGACGCCGCGGCGCTTCGCCTTGCACCGGATCGTGCGCATCTATCCTGGTTATCTGCTGGCCTTGGCGGGACGCACGCTGCTGTTCGCCCTGCTTTCCCCGTTCGCTCCCGGCCTCCCTCGGACATTCGATTTCGACCTCTCGCTGCTCCTGCTGCCGACCGGCAGGCTGGTCGATAGCGTGGCGGTGCCTTACTGGTCTCTCATCTACGAGATGTGCTTCTATTTTCTTCTCTTGGTCATGATCTCGATGAGGTTCAGGCACGCCGGATACGCGACCGCGATGCTCGCCTGGGCCGTTGCAATATTGCTGGCGCCCACGCTCGGTATCACGAGCGGCTTCTGGGGCGCTGCCGATGTCACCCAGATCCTGTTCTCGCCATTCAGTCTCTTTTTCATTGGCGGGTTTCTGCTTTCCAGCGCCCTGTATGCAGGCCAGCGGCTCGCTTTTGCCCTGTGGCTCCTTCTCGTTGTGGCCGCGTCGATCGGACAAGGCACCGTGGTGACTCCGTTCTTCGCGGGGATTATCGTAGTCGGCAGTCTCCTGATCGCGCTGACGAGCGTCCCTCAGATCGCGTGGCCGTCTCCGCTCGCCCGATTGGGCGATGGATCCTATGGCCTCTATCTGCTGCATTTGCCGATCATCTATGGACTTTTTCTGTCCCTGGCCGGCGCCGGTTATGGATTCTGGCCTCTCTTCGCGATCTTGTTTGATGCGGCCCTGATCGGTGCGGGCGCCTTCGGCCTGTTCGAATGCGCGCTCTATAGAGACCGTCTGCGTCCCTTGGCCGATCGTCTATCGGGCCGCCTTCGACCCGTCGCGGTCTGA
- a CDS encoding tetratricopeptide repeat protein — MQAIRQRVTGMAALLAILALVVGAPLEPARAGLDEAAEALAHGDWQIAFRELRPLAEAGNAEAQYKLGWMYHRGDGSPVDYSTARYWFEKAAAQGQPDAEMELGDLYAQGQGVVKNLATAADWYLKAAQHGNAAAMNNLGAMALSGTGRPADPAEALRWFTAAANKGYSEAQYNLGLIYARGEGVPVDMKAAYMWFRLAANDGDEDALQAIQAVAPTLTSEEIDAAEAAAESWQAQP, encoded by the coding sequence ATGCAGGCCATCAGACAGCGTGTGACCGGGATGGCGGCCCTGCTGGCGATCCTGGCGCTGGTCGTCGGTGCGCCGCTGGAGCCCGCTCGCGCCGGATTGGACGAAGCCGCCGAGGCCCTTGCCCATGGCGACTGGCAGATCGCCTTCCGCGAATTGAGGCCGCTGGCCGAGGCCGGCAATGCGGAGGCCCAGTACAAGCTCGGCTGGATGTATCACCGCGGCGATGGCTCGCCGGTGGACTATTCGACGGCACGCTACTGGTTCGAGAAGGCCGCCGCCCAGGGCCAGCCAGATGCCGAGATGGAGCTGGGCGACCTCTATGCGCAGGGCCAGGGGGTGGTGAAGAATCTCGCCACCGCCGCCGACTGGTATCTCAAGGCGGCGCAGCATGGCAATGCGGCGGCCATGAACAATCTGGGAGCGATGGCCTTGAGCGGCACGGGCCGGCCGGCCGACCCGGCCGAAGCCCTCCGCTGGTTCACCGCCGCCGCCAACAAGGGATACTCCGAGGCGCAGTATAATCTGGGGTTGATCTATGCGCGGGGCGAAGGCGTGCCCGTGGATATGAAGGCGGCCTATATGTGGTTTCGCCTCGCGGCCAATGACGGCGACGAGGATGCGCTGCAGGCGATCCAGGCCGTTGCCCCGACCCTGACAAGCGAGGAGATCGACGCCGCCGAGGCCGCTGCCGAAAGCTGGCAGGCGCAGCCCTGA
- a CDS encoding RNA polymerase sigma factor, which produces MNQTMREELVTLLPRLRRFAYGLAGTMADGDDLLQSACLRALDRADQWRPGTRLDSWVYRILQNLWIDQIRSGWRREIAVDEDVMTAFPGGDQAREMEAKLGLAEARREVAKLPAEQRAVLLLVSVEGASYKEAAEILEIPIGTVMSRLSRARLTLGQALSAEGPASSDAARARS; this is translated from the coding sequence GTGAACCAGACGATGCGCGAGGAACTGGTGACGCTGTTGCCGCGGCTGCGGCGGTTCGCCTATGGCCTCGCGGGCACCATGGCGGATGGCGACGATCTGCTGCAGAGCGCCTGCCTGCGAGCGCTCGATCGGGCGGATCAATGGCGGCCGGGCACGCGGCTCGACAGCTGGGTCTATCGAATCTTGCAGAATCTCTGGATCGACCAGATCCGGTCGGGATGGCGGCGCGAGATCGCGGTCGATGAGGATGTGATGACGGCCTTTCCGGGTGGCGACCAGGCGCGCGAGATGGAAGCGAAACTCGGCCTCGCCGAGGCGCGGCGCGAGGTGGCGAAACTGCCGGCCGAGCAGCGCGCGGTGCTGCTGCTGGTCTCGGTCGAAGGCGCTTCCTACAAGGAGGCGGCCGAGATCCTGGAGATTCCGATCGGCACGGTGATGAGCCGGCTGTCGCGCGCGCGACTGACATTGGGCCAGGCTCTTTCGGCAGAGGGCCCGGCTTCGAGCGATGCCGCGAGGGCAAGGTCATGA
- a CDS encoding anti-sigma factor family protein, translating to MTMDRGSGRDGDGTGASRFWDEATLVAYVDGELDAAGSRRIEALLAQDAEARHKVALMRRSAEAIKAAFDAAIEEPLPAGLEALIRGGDGEGGHLSTREKLASLRRRPSPPPARRGSGWRLLPLAASLLLLGLGFLGGMAWKEMSQNSGLKLAGAANDPAAALYETSLTRLLDQGATGESATYADAAHGIAGRITLLGDIVAHGGFACREFRHDRTTTGASPTAESGFACRRIGGGWEVLSMPAAAGG from the coding sequence ATGACGATGGATCGAGGTTCTGGCCGCGACGGCGACGGCACCGGCGCCAGCCGCTTCTGGGACGAGGCCACGCTGGTCGCCTATGTCGATGGCGAGCTCGACGCCGCGGGGTCGCGTCGTATCGAAGCGCTGCTGGCGCAGGACGCGGAAGCCCGCCACAAGGTGGCGCTGATGCGCCGAAGCGCCGAGGCGATCAAGGCGGCCTTCGACGCGGCGATCGAGGAACCGCTGCCTGCGGGACTCGAGGCCCTCATTCGCGGCGGCGACGGCGAGGGAGGACATCTCTCGACCCGCGAGAAACTGGCCAGCCTGCGCCGCCGTCCTTCGCCGCCGCCGGCACGCCGCGGGAGCGGCTGGCGGCTGTTGCCGCTCGCGGCCAGCCTGCTGTTGCTGGGCCTGGGCTTTCTGGGCGGCATGGCCTGGAAAGAGATGAGCCAGAATTCGGGGCTCAAGCTCGCCGGCGCCGCCAACGATCCGGCGGCGGCGCTCTATGAGACGAGCCTCACCAGGCTTCTGGATCAAGGGGCCACGGGCGAAAGCGCGACCTATGCGGACGCCGCCCACGGCATCGCCGGACGCATCACGCTCCTGGGCGATATCGTCGCCCATGGCGGCTTCGCGTGTCGCGAGTTTCGCCATGATCGTACGACGACCGGCGCCTCGCCGACGGCGGAATCGGGCTTTGCCTGCCGTCGAATCGGCGGCGGCTGGGAAGTTCTTTCGATGCCGGCCGCCGCCGGCGGCTGA